A single region of the Triticum dicoccoides isolate Atlit2015 ecotype Zavitan chromosome 2B, WEW_v2.0, whole genome shotgun sequence genome encodes:
- the LOC119364878 gene encoding nuclear transport factor 2-like isoform X1: MEELRREQHRIAGHPYAFEVGSYFLAGYYSVLASTPELARQFYTDGSTVVRVDCQTMESQFGETAEEINDILMSMNVQKVEIKTANFLESWAGAITLLVTGLVQLKGYPLRKRFSQSIILAPQVKPDGFFVDSDIFQLICDEYDDHYQVADYGYANQFPQMVAHNTMTETASDYVAEELELKGFAAPADTDERANGIIYENHEMQQQDPLEFESAVNGETHFEDPAPSLPSSTNIKQDASAPPHPPSPPTPEEEPVGEPPKQTYASVLRANAGQVIHSTPVNRAMTGTTESQLVGQTQPVPVQEKSNLGTRLDVSVPEDEEEFLSVYVGNLSPATSVFDLEKVFQAFGRIKPDGVAIRSRKEAGVFFGFVEYENMSGIQNALDASPIELNGRLVHVEERRPGSGVFRGGGRRGRGRGQYGGRYDGDYAARSKGNGYQRRGGHQYDGYD; the protein is encoded by the exons ATGGAGGAACTGCGGCGGGAGCAGCACCGCATCGCCGGCCACCCCTACGCCTTCGAG GTGGGGTCCTACTTCCTGGCGGGGTACTACAGCGTCCTGGCCAGCACCCCGGAGCTGGCGCGGCAGTTCTACACGGACGGCAGCACCGTCGTGAGGGTCGACTGCCAGACCATGGAGTCCCAGTTCGGGGAGACGGCCGAG GAAATCAATGATATATTGATGTCCATGAATGTTCAAAAGGTTGAGATTAAAACGGCTAATTTCTTGGAATCATGGGCTGGAGCCATCACTCTGTTGGTTACTGGCCTAGTGCAATTGAAAGGCTACCCTTTGCGCAAGAGATTCTCCCAGAGTATCATTCTTGCTCCTCAGGTCAAACCAGATGGATTTTTTGTAGACAGTGACATCTTTCAGCTCATCTGTGACGAGTATGATGATCATTACCAAGTTGCTGATTACGGTTATGCTAACCAATTTCCACAGATGGTTGCTCATAATACCATGACCGAAACAG CATCTGATTATGTGGCTGAAGAACTTGAATTAAAGGGGTTTGCAGCTCCTGCTGATACCGACGAAAGGGCTAATGGTATTATATATgagaatcatgaaatgcagcagcaAGATCCTTTGGAATTTGAGTCTGCAGTCAACGGAGAAACTCATTTTGAAGATCCtgctccctccctccctagttcgaCAAACATTAAACAGGATGCATCTGCTCCTCCCCACCCTCCTTCCCCACCTACACCTGAAGAAGAGCCTGTGGGAGAACCGCCTAAGCAAACATATGCTTCAGTG CTGCGAGCAAATGCTGGTCAGGTTATCCACTCCACTCCGGTTAACAGGGCTATGACAGGGACCACAGAATCACAGCTGGTTGGACAAACTCAGCCTGTGCCAGTGCAAGAAAAATCGAACTTGGGCACTCGTCTGGATGTCAGTGTCCCTGAGGATGAAG AAGAGTTCCTATCAGTATATGTTGGTAATCTTTCTCCAGCTACTTCAGTCTTCGATCTTGAGAAGGTCTTTCAGGCTTTTGGAAGAATTAAACCTGATGGAGTTGCTATACGTAGTCGCAAG GAGGCTGGAGTTTTCTTTGGATTTGTTGAGTATGAAAACATGAGTGGCATCCAGAATGCATTGGAT GCATCTCCAATAGAGTTGAATGGGCGTCTAGTACATGTTGAGGAGAGGAGGCCTGGCAGTGGAGTCTTTCGCGGCGGTGGAA GGCGAGGGCGGGGAAGGGGTCAATATGGTGGGCGCTACGACGGGGATTACGCTGCACGGTCAAAGGGAAATGGTTACCAAAGGAGGGGCGGGCACCAATACGACGGCTACGACTAG
- the LOC119364878 gene encoding nuclear transport factor 2-like isoform X2: protein MEELRREQHRIAGHPYAFEVGSYFLAGYYSVLASTPELARQFYTDGSTVVRVDCQTMESQFGETAEEINDILMSMNVQKVEIKTANFLESWAGAITLLVTGLVQLKGYPLRKRFSQSIILAPQVKPDGFFVDSDIFQLICDEYDDHYQVADYGYANQFPQMVAHNTMTETASDYVAEELELKGFAAPADTDERANGIIYENHEMQQQDPLEFESAVNGETHFEDPAPSLPSSTNIKQDASAPPHPPSPPTPEEEPVGEPPKQTYASVLRANAGQVIHSTPVNRAMTGTTESQLVGQTQPVPVQEKSNLGTRLDVSVPEDEEFLSVYVGNLSPATSVFDLEKVFQAFGRIKPDGVAIRSRKEAGVFFGFVEYENMSGIQNALDASPIELNGRLVHVEERRPGSGVFRGGGRRGRGRGQYGGRYDGDYAARSKGNGYQRRGGHQYDGYD, encoded by the exons ATGGAGGAACTGCGGCGGGAGCAGCACCGCATCGCCGGCCACCCCTACGCCTTCGAG GTGGGGTCCTACTTCCTGGCGGGGTACTACAGCGTCCTGGCCAGCACCCCGGAGCTGGCGCGGCAGTTCTACACGGACGGCAGCACCGTCGTGAGGGTCGACTGCCAGACCATGGAGTCCCAGTTCGGGGAGACGGCCGAG GAAATCAATGATATATTGATGTCCATGAATGTTCAAAAGGTTGAGATTAAAACGGCTAATTTCTTGGAATCATGGGCTGGAGCCATCACTCTGTTGGTTACTGGCCTAGTGCAATTGAAAGGCTACCCTTTGCGCAAGAGATTCTCCCAGAGTATCATTCTTGCTCCTCAGGTCAAACCAGATGGATTTTTTGTAGACAGTGACATCTTTCAGCTCATCTGTGACGAGTATGATGATCATTACCAAGTTGCTGATTACGGTTATGCTAACCAATTTCCACAGATGGTTGCTCATAATACCATGACCGAAACAG CATCTGATTATGTGGCTGAAGAACTTGAATTAAAGGGGTTTGCAGCTCCTGCTGATACCGACGAAAGGGCTAATGGTATTATATATgagaatcatgaaatgcagcagcaAGATCCTTTGGAATTTGAGTCTGCAGTCAACGGAGAAACTCATTTTGAAGATCCtgctccctccctccctagttcgaCAAACATTAAACAGGATGCATCTGCTCCTCCCCACCCTCCTTCCCCACCTACACCTGAAGAAGAGCCTGTGGGAGAACCGCCTAAGCAAACATATGCTTCAGTG CTGCGAGCAAATGCTGGTCAGGTTATCCACTCCACTCCGGTTAACAGGGCTATGACAGGGACCACAGAATCACAGCTGGTTGGACAAACTCAGCCTGTGCCAGTGCAAGAAAAATCGAACTTGGGCACTCGTCTGGATGTCAGTGTCCCTGAGGATGAAG AGTTCCTATCAGTATATGTTGGTAATCTTTCTCCAGCTACTTCAGTCTTCGATCTTGAGAAGGTCTTTCAGGCTTTTGGAAGAATTAAACCTGATGGAGTTGCTATACGTAGTCGCAAG GAGGCTGGAGTTTTCTTTGGATTTGTTGAGTATGAAAACATGAGTGGCATCCAGAATGCATTGGAT GCATCTCCAATAGAGTTGAATGGGCGTCTAGTACATGTTGAGGAGAGGAGGCCTGGCAGTGGAGTCTTTCGCGGCGGTGGAA GGCGAGGGCGGGGAAGGGGTCAATATGGTGGGCGCTACGACGGGGATTACGCTGCACGGTCAAAGGGAAATGGTTACCAAAGGAGGGGCGGGCACCAATACGACGGCTACGACTAG
- the LOC119364880 gene encoding uncharacterized protein LOC119364880, whose amino-acid sequence MLRAAASRCAGGAIRRLSVASYPAAVGARRKPPLDEGDWSYYKEWWGEDDGPGVGVHTVFCRHSEHGNGVVSVVAYPATRPASDQWPVTERWLQERNSAMYPESSGADQFKILGYQWRVMRFNDHTRQSTAKVMACYRSGGDRALYSMQQPNCLAVPYVKSMVSAGLTALPSCSYDLPQAVSEPNTMKILCIGHGGGSIPLFLASKFKGADVHIVEIDPVVVSASVESMGFPASCAKGLSAHTMQPADGDELLWNGVHDRISLHIEDAEDFIAGDSNVYDLVFIDAYDGNDIFPRKLWDADGAFLRNLEEKVHPVHGTVVVNLHSDSGPSSPDVDDEAPFENVLPMGRYVSHVSRAYKRHFGLAFTVASPWLCNITLVACRDKAILRSAPVGRSHRDFVLSKLLSRSSMVEQALDLPFPCLQYVKNGFTLVE is encoded by the exons ATGTTGCGGGCGGCGGCGTCAAGGTGCGCCGGCGGCGCCATCCGGCGGCTGTCGGTGGCTTCGTACCCAGCAGCGGTAGGCGCGCGGAGGAAGCCTCCCCTGGATGAGGGGGACTGGTCCTACTACAAGGAGTGGTGGGGCGAGGACGACGGCCCCGGCGTTGGAGTTCACACCGTCTTCTGCCGCCACTCCGAGCATGGCAATGGCGTCGTCTCCGTCGTCGCCTACCCAGCCACCCGACCG GCCAGCGATCAGTGGCCAGTGACGGAGAGATGGCTTCAGGAAAGAAATTCGGCAATGTACCCAGAATCAAGTGGTGCTGACCAGTTTAAGATACTAGGCTACCAGTGGCGAGTAATGCGCTTTAACGACCATACACGGCAAAGTACTGCAAAAGTAATGGCGTGTTACCGGTCTGGGGGTGATAGAGCATTATACTCAATGCAGCAACCCAATTGTTTAGCTGTTCCTT ATGTCAAGAGCATGGTATCAGCAGGGTTGACAGCACTCCCTAGTTGTTCTTATGATCTCCCTCAAGCAGTTTCTGAGCCGAACACTATGAAAATTCTTTGTATCGGTCATGGTGGCGGCAGCATACCATTGTTTTTGGCTAGTAAATTCAAAG GTGCTGATGTCCACATTGTGGAGATCGATCCAGTCGTCGTCTCAGCCTCGGTCGAATCCATGGGCTTCCCTGCATCATGCGCGAAAGGGTTATCAGCCCACACCATGCAGCCCGCCGACGGCGACGAGCTACTATGGAACGGCGTCCACGACCGCATCTCCCTCCACATAGAAGACGCGGAGGACTTCATCGCCGGCGACAGCAACGTCTACGACCTGGTCTTCATCGACGCGTACGACGGGAACGACATATTCCCCCGCAAGCTCTGGGACGCCGACGGGGCGTTCCTGAGGAACCTGGAGGAGAAGGTTCACCCGGTCCACGGCACCGTGGTGGTGAACCTGCACTCGGACTCGGGGCCGTCATCCCCCGACGTCGACGACGAGGCCCCCTTCGAGAACGTGCTCCCCATGGGCAGGTACGTCTCCCACGTCTCCCGGGCCTACAAGCGGCATTTCGGGCTGGCCTTCACGGTGGCCTCCCCCTGGCTCTGCAACATCACACTGGTCGCCTGCCGCGACAAGGCGATACTGCGCAGCGCGCCGGTAGGGCGCAGCCATAGGGATTTTGTTCTCAGCAAGCTTCTGTCGAGGTCGAGCATGGTCGAGCAGGCGCTCGACCTGCCGTTCCCCTGTCTGCAGTACGTCAAGAATGGCTTCACGCTGGTTGAATGA
- the LOC119364879 gene encoding uncharacterized protein LOC119364879, with amino-acid sequence MLLRSSSTPFLRSFLSSSSSPSPPSSLQLRRAFSDGHLPSLNPSSSGDNDSNRTTGLHTELSFSIYNTFSKAKLEPHQEQEMEEEQEQTAQPELPELPLFLARGMGIDRLASGLFTAGMGSEAALARMASGVDQKAVLALDAQYKEMVDEQPGNALFLRNYAQFLHEVKCDPRRAEEYYSRAMLADPTDGEIMSQYAKLVWAVHRDHERSLTYFPKSVQAAPRDSHVLAAYASFLWEQDEDDDNDDGGVGGGEQGAPGRAAQPRQLSSAAV; translated from the exons ATGCTGCTGAGGAGCTCCTCCACGCCATTCCTGCgctccttcctctcctcctcttcctccccttcgCCCCCTTCCTCCCTCCAGCTCCGGCGGGCCTTCTCCGACGGCCACCTCCCTTCGCTCaacccctcctcctccggcgacaaCGACAGCAACAGAACCACCGGCCTCCACACCGAGCTCTCCTTCTCCATCTACAACACCTTCAGCAAAGCCAAGCTGGAGCCCCACCAGGAGcaggagatggaggaggagcaggagcagaCGGCGCAGCCTGAGCTGCCGGAGCTGCCGCTGTTCCTGGCGAGGGGCATGGGCATCGACCGCCTCGCCTCCGGCCTCTTCACCGCCGGCATGGGCTCCGAGGCTGCCCTGGCTAGGATGGCCAGCGGGGTGGACCAGAAGGCGGTGCTGGCGCTGGACGCCCAGTACAAGGAGATGGTCGACGAGCAGCCCGGCAACGCCCTGTTCCTGCGCAACTACGCGCAGTTCCTGCACGAG GTGAAGTGCGACCCGAGAAGGGCGGAGGAGTACTACTCGCGCGCCATGCTCGCCGACCCGACCGACGGCGAGATCATGTCGCAGTACGCCAAGCTGGTGTGGGCGGTGCACCGCGACCACGAGAGGTCCCTCACCTACTTCCCGAAGTCGGTGCAGGCAGCCCCGCGGGACAG CCACGTCCTCGCGGCGTACGCCAGCTTCCTGTGGGAGCAGGACGAGGACGACGACAACGATGATGGTGGTGTTGGGGGAGGCGAGCAGGGAGCACCCGGGCGTGCTGCGCAGCCGAGGCAGCTGTCTTCCGCGGCCGTTTGA